A genomic window from Streptomyces mirabilis includes:
- a CDS encoding helix-turn-helix transcriptional regulator, with the protein MNVHDAAADGRASEFGEFLRARRAKISLEQAGLTPAPTVRRVPGLRREEVAQLAGVSVDYYVRLERGRSVNVSDVVLDALARALQLTSDERGHLFALARPNRRRPRPLPPQRVRPGLYRLLDKLTEVPALVIGRRTDVLASNRLFRALYADFDALPWRERNMARFIFLDEAARSLYGDWEGIARSSVAALHLYAGQHPHDPQLAELVGELSLRDADFRTWWAEHDIKRRTYGTKHFHHPLVGDLTLDYEALAVTGDPDQILGVYTAEPGSTSEQALNLLASWTNASLPQSHPTA; encoded by the coding sequence ATGAATGTCCACGATGCCGCGGCCGACGGCCGAGCCAGTGAGTTCGGGGAGTTCCTTCGCGCCCGACGGGCGAAGATCTCCTTGGAGCAGGCCGGGCTGACGCCCGCCCCCACGGTGCGCCGGGTGCCGGGGCTGCGCCGCGAGGAGGTCGCCCAGCTCGCAGGCGTCAGCGTCGACTACTACGTACGTCTGGAACGCGGCCGTAGCGTCAACGTCTCCGATGTCGTGCTTGACGCCCTCGCCCGCGCGCTGCAACTGACCAGCGACGAACGCGGTCATCTGTTCGCCCTTGCCCGGCCGAACCGGCGCCGCCCCCGCCCGCTGCCGCCCCAACGCGTACGCCCCGGGCTGTACCGGCTGCTAGACAAGCTGACCGAGGTGCCGGCGCTGGTCATCGGCCGCCGCACCGATGTTCTGGCTAGCAATCGCCTCTTTCGGGCCCTGTACGCGGACTTCGACGCGCTGCCCTGGCGGGAACGGAACATGGCGCGCTTCATCTTCCTTGACGAAGCCGCCCGCAGCCTCTACGGCGACTGGGAAGGCATCGCCCGCTCCAGTGTGGCTGCCCTGCACCTCTACGCGGGCCAGCACCCCCACGACCCGCAGCTCGCCGAACTCGTCGGGGAGCTGTCCCTGCGAGATGCCGACTTTCGGACCTGGTGGGCCGAGCACGACATCAAGCGCCGCACCTATGGCACCAAGCACTTCCACCATCCGCTGGTCGGCGACCTCACCCTGGACTACGAAGCGCTGGCCGTCACCGGCGACCCGGATCAGATCCTCGGCGTCTACACCGCCGAACCCGGCAGCACCTCCGAACAGGCCTTGAACCTCCTCGCCAGTTGGACCAACGCATCACTGCCGCAGTCGCACCCCACCGCCTGA
- a CDS encoding SDR family oxidoreductase — protein sequence MNQHFEGTTALVTGGGTGIGRACALALAGAGCTVTVAGRTVTTLEETVGMITEAGGDARHVECDVSDERAVAHAVQVAVGDGGRLDFGVNSAGISGGDDLRGVADYSTETFDRMIATDLRGTFLSMKYELRPMLAQGFGSIVNIGSGASVVGVAGFAGYTAAKHGVIGLTRTAALDYGPHGIRVNAIVAGLVKTPLIAEGRSPHVMATRVAAHPIGRIAEPQEIADAVVWLCSAQSSFVTGTALPVDGGYTAR from the coding sequence ATGAACCAGCATTTCGAAGGCACCACGGCGTTGGTCACCGGCGGTGGAACCGGCATCGGCCGTGCCTGTGCTCTGGCCCTGGCCGGGGCCGGCTGCACTGTGACGGTCGCCGGGCGCACGGTCACAACCCTCGAAGAGACCGTTGGCATGATCACCGAAGCCGGCGGTGACGCCCGTCACGTGGAGTGCGACGTCAGCGACGAGCGGGCGGTCGCCCATGCGGTGCAGGTGGCGGTCGGTGACGGGGGGCGTCTGGACTTCGGTGTCAACAGCGCCGGTATCAGTGGCGGCGATGATCTGCGGGGGGTGGCGGACTATTCCACCGAGACCTTCGACCGCATGATCGCCACAGACCTGCGGGGGACGTTCCTGTCGATGAAGTACGAACTGCGCCCGATGCTGGCGCAGGGCTTCGGCTCCATCGTCAATATCGGCTCGGGAGCGAGCGTCGTCGGCGTGGCCGGCTTCGCCGGATACACCGCGGCCAAGCACGGCGTCATCGGACTGACCCGGACGGCCGCACTCGACTACGGGCCCCACGGCATCCGCGTCAACGCCATCGTCGCCGGCCTGGTCAAGACGCCGCTGATCGCCGAAGGACGCTCACCGCACGTGATGGCCACCCGGGTGGCCGCACACCCCATCGGCAGGATCGCCGAACCCCAGGAGATCGCCGACGCCGTCGTGTGGCTGTGCTCGGCCCAATCCAGTTTCGTCACCGGCACGGCCCTCCCGGTCGACGGCGGATACACGGCCCGCTGA
- a CDS encoding VOC family protein — protein MSTVLFDHIGLSVDDLERQLRFYIEAFGFRDQHRSEIPAAGIRMAVLSNPAGGAIELTERVGSAPQHFADPFEGAGVQGYFHWALTVDDLDTTIATAVACGARAISPPAPARRPGIRFAYVADPEDNLIELLQHTH, from the coding sequence ATGTCCACGGTCCTTTTCGATCACATCGGGCTTTCGGTCGACGACCTCGAGCGGCAGCTCCGCTTCTACATCGAGGCCTTCGGCTTCCGCGACCAGCACCGCAGCGAGATCCCAGCCGCCGGCATCCGGATGGCGGTCCTCAGTAATCCCGCAGGCGGTGCGATCGAACTCACCGAGCGCGTCGGCTCGGCCCCGCAGCACTTCGCAGACCCCTTCGAGGGCGCAGGCGTCCAGGGCTACTTTCACTGGGCCCTGACGGTGGACGACCTGGACACGACCATCGCCACCGCAGTCGCCTGCGGTGCCCGCGCCATCTCCCCGCCGGCACCAGCCCGGCGGCCCGGGATCCGCTTCGCCTACGTCGCTGACCCCGAAGACAACCTGATCGAACTGCTGCAGCACACCCACTGA
- a CDS encoding SDR family NAD(P)-dependent oxidoreductase, with protein sequence MTGRLQNTVALVTGASSGIGEATARSLSAEGAAVAVLGRRRGRLEELADKVRADGGTAFVVEADITDQQQAAAAVESVVAELGRLDTLVNNAGFMGVGQAVDSPLEEWERMLEVNVQGLLYITHAALPHLLRAAEDSPRRVADLVNISSTAGRVARPGTAVYNLTKFGVNGFTEALRQEVMQKRVRVSVVEPGTVDTELSTHLRDGVRQAIERQIEGMELLRPEDIADAVTYIVTRDRRVAVNEILVRAGEQTW encoded by the coding sequence ATGACCGGACGACTGCAGAACACGGTGGCGCTGGTGACCGGCGCCAGCAGCGGCATCGGCGAGGCGACCGCGCGCAGCCTCTCCGCGGAGGGCGCAGCCGTCGCCGTCCTCGGAAGGCGACGCGGCAGGCTCGAGGAGCTCGCGGACAAGGTCCGAGCCGATGGCGGGACCGCCTTCGTCGTCGAGGCCGACATAACCGACCAGCAGCAGGCCGCAGCGGCCGTGGAGAGCGTGGTGGCCGAGCTCGGCCGCCTGGACACGCTCGTCAACAACGCCGGCTTCATGGGCGTCGGGCAGGCCGTGGACTCCCCTCTCGAGGAGTGGGAGCGCATGCTTGAGGTCAACGTCCAGGGCCTGCTGTACATCACCCACGCCGCGCTGCCGCACCTCCTGCGCGCCGCGGAGGACTCCCCGCGGCGGGTGGCGGACCTGGTCAACATCAGTTCAACCGCGGGCCGGGTCGCCCGGCCAGGGACGGCCGTCTACAACCTGACGAAGTTCGGCGTCAACGGATTCACCGAAGCCCTGCGACAGGAGGTCATGCAGAAGCGAGTCCGGGTGAGCGTGGTCGAGCCCGGCACGGTGGACACCGAGCTGAGCACGCACCTCCGCGACGGTGTGCGGCAGGCGATCGAGCGCCAGATCGAGGGCATGGAACTGCTGCGCCCCGAGGACATCGCCGACGCGGTGACCTACATCGTCACCCGGGACCGCCGGGTGGCCGTCAATGAGATCCTCGTGCGCGCCGGCGAGCAGACCTGGTAG
- the istB gene encoding IS21-like element helper ATPase IstB, with product MTAPSCRMLRLPTIRTQYPELAEAALRDQMTYRGFLAELLLSECDDRARRRSERRIKAAGFPHDKSLRQFDFEANPAIDPATINTLAKCEWVKKGLPLCLIGDSGTGKSHLLIALGTEAAMYEYRVKYVLATKLVNELVEAADEKMLAKTIARYGRVDLLCIDELGHMELDRRGAELLFQVLTEREEKNSVAIASNESFGGWTKTFTDPRLCAAIVDRLTFGGNIIETGTDSYRLQLTRARAEQQAERLAAG from the coding sequence GTGACAGCGCCCTCGTGCCGGATGCTCCGGCTGCCGACCATCCGCACCCAGTACCCCGAGCTGGCCGAAGCCGCGCTTCGCGACCAGATGACCTACCGCGGATTCCTCGCCGAGCTGCTGCTGTCGGAGTGCGATGACCGGGCCCGGCGGCGTTCCGAGCGCCGGATCAAGGCGGCTGGCTTTCCGCACGACAAGTCGTTGCGGCAGTTCGATTTCGAGGCCAACCCTGCCATCGACCCGGCCACGATCAACACGCTGGCGAAGTGCGAGTGGGTCAAGAAGGGTCTGCCGCTGTGCTTGATCGGCGACAGCGGGACCGGTAAGTCGCACCTGCTCATCGCACTGGGCACCGAGGCGGCGATGTACGAGTACCGGGTCAAGTACGTGCTGGCGACCAAGCTCGTCAACGAGCTGGTGGAGGCCGCGGACGAGAAGATGCTGGCCAAGACCATCGCCCGCTACGGCCGTGTCGATCTCCTTTGTATCGATGAACTTGGACATATGGAGCTTGATCGTCGGGGAGCGGAGCTGCTGTTCCAGGTTTTGACGGAGCGTGAGGAAAAGAACTCCGTGGCGATCGCATCGAACGAATCGTTCGGAGGGTGGACGAAGACCTTCACCGACCCCCGGCTCTGCGCGGCGATCGTGGACCGGCTCACCTTCGGCGGCAACATCATCGAGACCGGCACCGACTCCTACCGCCTCCAGCTGACCCGGGCCCGCGCCGAACAGCAGGCGGAGCGCCTAGCCGCCGGCTGA
- a CDS encoding IS6 family transposase: MESASPSYRGHRYPVEVISHCVWLYHRFPLSFREVEELLLQRGVIVSYETIRRWCAKFGQAYANGLRRRRPRPGDKWHLDEVFIKINGEHKYLWRAVDQDGNVLDILVQNRRDKAAARRFFRRLMKKTGTVPRVVVTDKLRSYGAAHREVMPSVEHRSHKGLNNRAENSHQPTRQRERAMKGFRSIGGAQRFLSAFSGISPHFPPHRHLMTAPDHRAEMTIRFAIWDQITDAVGRPTTV; the protein is encoded by the coding sequence GTGGAGAGCGCGTCGCCGTCGTATAGGGGGCACCGTTACCCGGTCGAGGTCATATCCCACTGCGTGTGGCTGTACCACCGATTCCCGCTCAGCTTCCGCGAGGTCGAGGAGCTGCTGCTCCAGCGCGGCGTGATCGTCTCCTACGAGACCATCCGCCGCTGGTGCGCCAAGTTCGGCCAGGCCTACGCGAACGGACTGCGCCGCCGTCGGCCACGGCCCGGCGACAAGTGGCACCTGGACGAGGTCTTCATCAAGATCAACGGGGAGCACAAGTACCTGTGGCGGGCCGTCGACCAGGACGGCAACGTGCTCGACATCCTCGTGCAGAACCGGCGGGACAAGGCCGCCGCCAGGCGCTTCTTCCGCCGCCTGATGAAGAAGACCGGCACGGTGCCGCGGGTGGTCGTCACCGACAAGCTCCGCTCCTACGGCGCCGCCCACCGCGAGGTCATGCCCTCCGTCGAGCACCGCTCACACAAGGGACTGAACAACCGGGCCGAGAACTCCCACCAGCCCACCCGGCAGCGCGAACGCGCGATGAAGGGCTTCCGCAGCATCGGTGGAGCACAGCGGTTCCTGTCCGCGTTCAGCGGCATCTCACCCCACTTCCCACCCCACCGCCACCTGATGACCGCCCCCGACCACCGAGCCGAGATGACCATCCGCTTCGCCATCTGGGACCAGATCACCGACGCTGTCGGCCGACCCACCACGGTCTGA